Part of the Desulforegula conservatrix Mb1Pa genome is shown below.
TTTTTTGGGGTTAAGCCTATAAAGTCAAGGTCGCAAAAAGACCAATTTCAGTCATTCCTGCCTACACAGGAATGACGCAAACCTGATTTTTTTTCGACTTTGGTAATAAAGACCATAAGCATTTATTTTTTGTTTGAAAGAGCCGGGTGGCAATGTCGTTGATCTACTATTTCTGTATGGTGCGTGCCGTCTGATTTAAACGATTCTATGAAAACGCTACGCACCCCACGTTTTGACTTGTTTCACCTGTCATTCCAATCTGAAACCGATGTATGAATAAGTAGAGGCTTCTCCAAGGGCGCCTTCCCACGGAGAATTGTATGGGTAGGATGGTACTGGTATATTGTTGTGTGCCACATTTTTAACGAGTAATTCAATGTAAATTCGATCCGCCACTCTGATTTTACCCTTGCAGCTAACACTGAAACGGTCATTATTAAATATTTCCCTGGCCTGATACCATTCTTCAGAAGGTTTGGAAACGCTGCTGCCATATTCAAACGCAAGGGAAGTCATTATCATTTTTTCCATCCAGTAACGATATATCCTGCCTTTAATCATATGAGCAGGGTAGCAGTACCATTCATCAAGATCTTCATCTGCTGTGTTGATGGACACCGGGTTGCTGGAAATATCGAGCGGTCTGCTGTACGAATAGGATAACTGGGCTTTTGTAATCTGACCATCCGCCCAGTCAATGGCTATTTCCCCACCGGTTGCCCCAAAATCATCTCTCTGGTTGCCCCTTGTACTTCCAAGATCTGAGAGCAGCGAATCTTTGTAAATATTGTAAAAAGCGTTGCAGGTTATTTTCAGGCCTGTGCCTGGAAGCTCCTGAATGAGATTGGTTTCAAAGCTTTTTATTGATTCTGGTTTTAAGTTGCCGGTGTAAATTTCAGTTACAGGAGGAAAGTGAAAACCTTCCTGGTATCCTGCCTTTATTACGGTGGTTTGTGTCAAATTATATGAAGTGGCAATTCTTGGAGAAAAAAGATCTGAATCTTCAATTATTTCATTCAGAAAATCAGATGCCTCGTCCGTATCGTATTTGATGCTGTCATACCTTATTCCTGCTGTCAGGTTCCAGTTTTTTGAAATTGAAAAAATATCTTCAGTAAAAAGTGAGTATACAACCCAGTCAGCATCGTCTCCAATTGGAGAAGATGAAGGTCTTGACCTCAGGTAATATCTGTTGCTTCTGTGATGATCGTATTCAATCTTGAAGCCGGCAGCCAGCTGGTTGTCTTGAATTCTTGTGCTTTTAAGTACGCAGTTTGTTTCAATCCTCAAATCAGAGTTTCCTCTTTCTTTTTGGATTTTGTAATTTGATATATAGCCTGAATCAAAAAACTCCAGAGGAATGTCTATTTCAAGTGATTCCAATGTTCCCAAGCTGATATCAACTTTAGGCCTTATTGCTGCTGTTTCGTGGTAGAGCTGGGGAGATTTCTGGTCATTTGTAAAATAGCTGTTTGACGAATAGAGTTCCTTCTGAAGAAGTCCTGTAAACTGAAATTGGCCATGATTCCAGTTAAGGCTTGTCCTGTAATTAGGCCATGCTATTTCACGTACGTTATAATCATTGCTGAGCCCCTGACCATGATTTTCGTAGCTGTATTGTCCATATCCAAGATCGTCATTTGCAGATGACCCATCAGCTCCTGCCATTCCAGCGTAAATATAAAAATTTTTATCAGAACCATATTCAAGACCATGCCCTGTTTCAATTTTGATCATTCTGTCATCAAAACCGTAGCTGACATTTGCATAATTACCTGGATTCGTAGAACCTGATTTAGGTACCAGATTAACAAATCCGTTTAACGCGCCATTCCCATGAATGACAGCTGACGGGCCGCTGCTGACTTCTATTTGGTGGATATCTCCAAGCAAAGGCAATTTAAGACCTGAATTGACTCCAAGGCTGCCACCTGAATTAAGGTTCATCCCATCCCACATGAACTGGCTGCTTGAATTATCAAACATCGGAGCTCCCCTTGAAGCGTAAAGGGAGCCATATATGCTATGAGAGCTTACGTTTACTGCAGGAATGGTCAGCTGTAGAAGTTCGGCGATGCTCTGGGAAGGCGTTGTTCTTATATCATGCTCATTAAGTATCCATATTGATCCTGGCGCCTTGTCTGATGATATATCAAAAAAGCCAACGGATTTTATGGGGAGATTCATCAATTCTTCAATGCTCATTTCCGACAAATCACTATTTGTTTCAGCATGGGAAATGTCTGTACGAATCTGGGGAATTACAAGCGTGGAAATGAATAAGAAAACAAGAATCCTTGAATAGGGTAAATCAATGCCAAATTTTTTATTCATTAAAACCCCACAAAACCTGTTCTCCTGATTAACCTGTCTTGTCAAATTTAAGGAGTTATTGATGATATCAGGCATATTTAACACAAGTTAGATGAGTTTTTTCAAACTGCCCCGTTATCAAAGTATGGATGAGTCTGGTTCAGATGATGGGGGAACTCAGTTCAGACTTGTTTTGTTGAATATCATCTGATTAATATCGTTTTATAAATCAGATATCCATGGCTTTTTTGTGAATTAACTTCAGTAGAAGTGGCGCTAATTCCATAATCTTTCATGAATATTTTTCCGAGGGATATTGATTAAAACCAAAGTTGTGTTTTTATAATGCATATTTCTTTTTTTGAAAATCCCTATTTTAATGGGTGGACATCAAACTTACACTTTCCCAAACAGGATATGGAATAAAAAAGCAGTAAATACAGGTGTTAGGCACAGATAAGCTGTGCTTGATTTTAGGATAGTCGTACCTACCATTCAGCGTATTATGATGCGATTTTTATCAATCGCTATTTTCAGAGTTTTTATTTTGAAATCAATATTGGTATGACAAATATGAGTACGGTCATTTTGATGGTTTTAGCAACATTTTTGATCTTGATACGTGCTTTCAAAGATGATACGTAACAATATTATTGATGCGTATCGGTTTTGTTTATATGTGTCCTGTAACTTGAAACGTGGCTGGTTTATATGGCAAAAAAAATAACTTTAAGTGTTCCCGAATCCCTTTACCAGAAAATATCTGACTGGAGATCTTCGTTCAACCTTTCCCAAATGTTTCAGGATATGGTTACTGAAGCTATTCAGAAAAAAGAGGAACTCCAGAAAAGAATTTCTGAGGACACAAGTCTGTCTGAAATAATCAAGCGTCTTAAAAAAGAAAAGCAGGAAGCCATCTCAAGGATGATTGACAAGGGTATGAATGAGGGCATGAAATGGGCTAAAATGGCCCATTATGATGAGCTTTACTATGCTATTTCCTGGGAACCTGAAAATGACCAGGATCCACTTCAAAACAAGATGCTCGGTTCTTATTTTTCAGAGTATTTTAAAACCGAGAATATCTCCGCTTTTATTGAGACTTCAGGAAAAGCCGCAAGGCATAATCTAAACTCCTTTATTTCCGGCTGGAAAATGGGAGTTTCAGGTTTCTGGAATTCGGTCAAGGACAAAATCTGAAAACACAATCCGAAAATTCCTGTTAATTCTTTTCAAATATTAATTTAAGTGCAGACCGCCTTAAATGGCTTGTCTG
Proteins encoded:
- a CDS encoding TonB-dependent receptor, translating into MNKKFGIDLPYSRILVFLFISTLVIPQIRTDISHAETNSDLSEMSIEELMNLPIKSVGFFDISSDKAPGSIWILNEHDIRTTPSQSIAELLQLTIPAVNVSSHSIYGSLYASRGAPMFDNSSSQFMWDGMNLNSGGSLGVNSGLKLPLLGDIHQIEVSSGPSAVIHGNGALNGFVNLVPKSGSTNPGNYANVSYGFDDRMIKIETGHGLEYGSDKNFYIYAGMAGADGSSANDDLGYGQYSYENHGQGLSNDYNVREIAWPNYRTSLNWNHGQFQFTGLLQKELYSSNSYFTNDQKSPQLYHETAAIRPKVDISLGTLESLEIDIPLEFFDSGYISNYKIQKERGNSDLRIETNCVLKSTRIQDNQLAAGFKIEYDHHRSNRYYLRSRPSSSPIGDDADWVVYSLFTEDIFSISKNWNLTAGIRYDSIKYDTDEASDFLNEIIEDSDLFSPRIATSYNLTQTTVIKAGYQEGFHFPPVTEIYTGNLKPESIKSFETNLIQELPGTGLKITCNAFYNIYKDSLLSDLGSTRGNQRDDFGATGGEIAIDWADGQITKAQLSYSYSRPLDISSNPVSINTADEDLDEWYCYPAHMIKGRIYRYWMEKMIMTSLAFEYGSSVSKPSEEWYQAREIFNNDRFSVSCKGKIRVADRIYIELLVKNVAHNNIPVPSYPYNSPWEGALGEASTYSYIGFRLE